The DNA window ATCAGAAGACAGCTCAAGCCCTCCTTATGACCCTCAGCCCAACACCCCCAGTATAGAAGAAGCCCTGAAGATCATTCATGACTCTGAGCGACCCCACAGCAGCTTGCAGCCCCCATCTGGGGACAGCACCTTTTTCCTCCACAACCCATCGTCCTACAACTCTGCATCTGAAACAAACGATCCAGAAGACTCGCTTTCCAAGGCCAGAGCAGTAGATGAAGTGGACCTAAATTCCACCTCTACTGACATGGACACCGGAATACACGTCCGTACTGAGGATATCCAGGATGGACAGGATGAGGATTCATCCCTGAAGGACTATTCAGACATGGACCAGGACTACGAAGCTCGTTCCTGTCCACTTCCAGAGACATCCAGCAGCCCATGTCCAGACCTTTTGGGAACGCGCTCCATGGCCACCAGCATGGCCTCCTCATTGGGTTCTGCTGTTCGCATGACCAGCTTTGCCGAACAGAAGTTTCGTAAACTAAACCACGGCGACGGCCGCAGCAGCGGGAGTGGCGGTAACACGCCTGAGAGCGGCGACCTGAATGTCACAACCCCAGGAGCGACCGGGACAGTTCGTTCGATTACTCCTGACACGCATAGCCCCTCACGCATCACTTCCCCTCGTGATCCCTCGCACCTGCTGGCGTCGGAGATGGTGCAGTTGAAGATGAAGCTGGAAGAGAAACGCAAAGCCATTGAGGCCCAGAAGAAGAAAGTCGAAGCAGCTTTTACACGTCACAGGCAGCGCATGGGCAGGACTGCGTTCCTCAATGTTGTCAGGCGAAAAGGAGTTGTGTCTCCACTTGGAGCCGAAAGTGACGGGCCAGATGGTCGGGAAAAACAATCCAGTGACCCACAACCCCCAAAAACACCTTTGAATTCGAATAACTCGGATTCTAGACTTGAGAGATGTCGACCTGATGGTGCACCGCCGAAATCCCCTCTGGAGGAAGCAGCTGTGGAGGTGGATCTGGGGGAGTATACGCGATCCATCGAGCGCCTGAACACGTCTCTGAGCTTCCTTCAGTCAGAGATGCAGCGCTTGGCACAGCAGCAGGAGCACATCATGCAGATGCGTGAGCACCAAAGTTGGGTGATTTCACCACCGGATCCATCGCCACGCAAACAGCTGCGTGAACTGCGCAGCAGCAGTGTAGTTGGCCGAGGTTCGGTGGGGTCGCTCTCCCCCATTTTGTCGTCCACTGGTTCGCCACGCACCGCACACCGTTCGCCCTCTACGATCAAAAGGAAGTCTGCATCTTTCCACGCAAGGACTCCACGAACGCCAAGGCCCAATGACCTGAAAGTTACCCCCTTCAGCCGGATGCTCAACTCGCCACAGTCAGTAGACAGCCTGCCTCGACTTAGACGCTTTTTGCCAAGTCAGACGCTTTCCAGCTCATTCGCGTATTTGGGACAGGACGAAGGACCTTCGAGTGAGGACCAATCAGCTAGAGAAAAGCCATGTAAGAAAGAGTCCAAAGATGCACTAAAAGCAGTTGCAAATTCACCATCTCCACAGGTGAATGAAGAGCAGGGAGAAGAAAAACAGGATGTTAGAGAAAAAATCATGAATGTGCCAACATCTGAGGTTCTGTCTAAGCCAACAATGAACCATTCAGCGGTAACCACCAGTGGACATTCAAATGAAGAAGAGTCACATGAGAAGAAGGATCTGATTGAGGTTCCTCTCTCTGTTCTGAAGCCTCTGGATGGACATGATCTGGAGAGCAGTAGAGAAACAGAGACTGGACCAGAATCTAGACCAGACCATAAGATGTGTTGTGGCTTCTTCTATAGGGTGAGATTTAGATACTTACATAGGAAGAATGAAGACTCAGCAAGCAGAAAACACTCACTTAGGAAaagttaataaaaagtaaaaaaaaattaaaattaacttaattttacTGCCATGGTTGACAATATTTCTCTAAAATCTacaaaaccagtttttttttttttttcaaacaaatatgTGTTTGAGTTTTCTGTCATTTACTATGAAGCACAACACATGTTTTGGAGGAGACATTGTCTCTTACACCCAGCTGCACATGAGGCTCTGTGTCAGACTGAATGATTGTCTGTTTGTGTTGCTGTGACTCAGGATGACCTGAAGGCAGAGGAGGATATTGCACAGAAGAAAGCAGCTCTGATGGAAAAAAGGCTTCGACGGGAGAAAGAGATGCAGATCAAGAAACAGCAACAGGAGGCCGAGATGGAACAAAAGAAAGAAGCAGCACGGTATAAAAACACCACAACACCAACAATATAACACAATAACAGAGAACTACACGATCACAGTAAACTAAGCCACACAATTAAAGATACAGCTAATTCAACATTTCATACCCACAGAAATCAATGAATCTACAAAAACTATTCAAAGTATGTTTTACACACTGTTTatcactaaataaatatatggagAACCAACTATTTTAATTTATACTCAACAGTATAacaatatgtaataataaaatgcaatatttactaaaatattttaaagcatttgatGTTTAGATCTGTCCAGAATATTTCTGAGTGATGACACAAATTAAAAATTGAAATTACTAGTGACTGAAATATGCTCCATCCAACATTCATCTCGTTTTAgttctgtatttaaatgaatccAAAATGGTTTGTAAAAGCCATTAAACTTGTAGAAGCAGGATTTCAAGGAAATTTGTTCATCGGATTCTTTGCTTCCTTAATCAGattgaaagaggaagaggaacgCCAGAAGAAGGAGGAAGAGAAGGCAAGACgggattttataaaaaatgaatatatgaGGAAGAAGCAGCTCAAACTGATGGAGGACATGGACAGTGTTATTAAGCCACGCCCCCCTAGCATTAAGCAGAAGAAGCCACGCCCCAAATCTATGCACAGAGATACCATGGAGTCTCCAAAGCCTCCAGCACGGACAGCCACAGGTACGATGAGGAATCCAGGTCATCAGCCTTTGagttttattacaatattaaaaccatgaaaatataactttttattaattgtatttcttttattaaaaacaacaattattatatCCTTTATTATATACTTTAGTCATATAAATACAGTATCTTAACtatgttaataattatatatctacattttgttttattaaaatgtatatacaatataaaaataatacccTTAATTTGTTCTTGTGAAAATCAAAAGAGCATTTGAAACTGGCTTCTTAAAGAAAATGTTTGCCAATTATGTGCATGTATATGCATGTGGATTTGTGTGTTCAGGGTCACGACCTCGTGGATATTCCGTGTCCAGCTTATCACTCGCCTCCCTTAATTTGGCAGACAATGAGAGTGTCAAATCAGAGAAGAGGACATCCAGGTGAGACCACGTCCACAGTTCACTGTTAACTTCCCtgtaaaaaaatcattcaaaaacagagaaaataatgATAGGTTGTGTCGAGATTATAAATGTCACAGTCTTGTATTAACCAGTACTGAGACACATCTCTGTTTTCCTGTTCATAACCCTCTGTCCTCATCTGTCTGTGGTGTCTCGTCTTTTCTCTGGTTGCTCAGAGGCAGCAGACTGTCTCCTGGCAGTCTGTGTTTCTTTCTGAGCTCCCCTAAAGGGAGAAAGGGAAGGTCAGTTTTGCAGACAGCATCACACCCATCTCATTAACTCACAGGGCTCTGACGGCTTGTCATTTCAGCTTGGGCGCTGGACAAACTCATTCGCTTGGACAGATCAGTTCACTGGTTCATCAGCATATTAGTGGAACATTATAAGCTGTTATTTAATTATCATATTTGAATCATTTGTTATAAAACAATCATTGGCAGTCTTTGTCTTcttttgttcatattttgttattttatagtatttatttggttttgtaGTGATTTTTTTTGGCTAATTTATCATAGCAGCACCAGAAAACGGCTCATATTTTCAGAATTGTTTATGAAATGCAATTTAGCAtcatctcttaaagggatagtacacccaaaaatgaaaattctattccaaacctgtagactttctttcttctgtaaaacacaaagagatattttgtagttttaggATTGTCATAAAGTACTGAATTCAGTACCAGCGGGAAAATGCTGgtagcatttcattttttaaatttcagtaCCCACAGAGTCATTACTTTTTCAACCCTACGTAGAAAGTTGGTAACCAAATGGTTTTGGGTCGCATTGACCTCTATAAAATGGACAAAAATCCTATGTAAGTCAGtaggaccagaaactgtttggctaccaacattcttcaaaatatcttctgttgtgtttttttttttttggttggactatccctttaaccagGTGCAAGTGATCAATTATACCTCTTCCATGTTCGTTTCtgttcagaaaaaaattacaagCGAAAAAACATTTTGTCAGTCCATCTGGTTGCAACAGAATCATTTGCATCACTGAATAAAAGCATCACATGAATTCTGATTGGCTATTACTTCTATGACAAGTCATACAgaattttttctttcactttgggCTTTTTAAATGACTTGAATTGGTTGCTGGAAGCTTGCACCTGGTTAGAACTTGAGTAATCTATTTCAGCTTCATCTATGTTCCGCTTCCTTTTTTACTGCTTTCAGCTTCTGGGCAGTTGATTTCATATGAAACATTGCTTTATCCAGCAGCAGTAAGGGCCACCTGTTAAATTAGTACTTCAGGCTTTATAAAAGATCTATTTTAAGTGTGTCTGATTGTGTGTTTTCAGGCCAGAGTCTACAGAGGGCTTTCTGTCACCATGTCCGTCTGTAAGTGGAAATGGGGAGAACTGGGAGCTCGAATCAGAATCCTCTGCAGAATACACAGGTGACATGACAGTCTTGCAGTGTGACATGCAACATTGCATCtaaaaatattttcacttttattatgcACTATTATGCATGcacttttatgattttaaaagaagtcacttatgctcattaacgttacatttatttgatcaaaaatacagtaaaacagtagtattgtgaaatagagtacaatttaaaataaacatttttcattttaatatattttttcaatgttatgtattcctgtgatgcaaagctgaattttcagcagccgttactccagtcttcagtgtcatgatcctacagaaatcattctaatatgctgaattgcatTACTTCTCATCAATGCTGagaacatttgtgctgctttatatttctgtgtaaactgtcacactttttcaaaaaattttgatgaatagaaagtaaaaagaactgcattttaaCCAATCTTTTTTTAGCACTGTAGcaagtgttttttgtgtgtgtgttactttttTAGATCCTTTCTGAgtaaaagtattgatttatttgtaaaaatcttactgaccctaaactttttagTGGTAGTGTATATTGAATGTttgtacttttaaacatttatttgttttaatgaactgcaaaaaaagaaaagaaaaaaaagtgattttaaatccagaaaattttaattttaacctAAAATCTTCGTGTGGAagaacataatttcatatatatatatatatattttatgtatataagcTACCATCAAGCTTTAGGCAATTTACTCAATAATAAAACTGAATACAATGAACTTTGGCATTCCAAATGGGTAGAACTGACCCACAACAATAATCTGCACACAATTGTTGATCTCTTCATCTAATTCTTATGTGTCTTCCTCTCAAGGGCCGAAGTTGTATAAGGAGCCCAGtgctaaatcaaataaatacatcatcCAGAACGCACTGGCTCACTGCTGCCTCGCAGGCCGTGTCAACGAGGGACAGAAGAACAAAATCCTGGatgtgagggggaaaaaagttccaAAATCCTAGCTGAAGAACATTCTATTTGATTAATGTggagaattaaattttttaatctatgtaacaaataaatatttatttatgtattatttaagatttttttttctatcttggGGTTGTGGAATATAAAGATTTTACATGAGtcctatttaaataaacaatttttaatttaCTTGGTGTAGCCGTTAGAGGTCTAGATTGTCATTTAAAACCTGAAGGAGAATAATCATTATTTCATATTCGTGAGTATTTGTGTTATATTTTTCCCAGGAAATGGAGAAAACCGAAGCCAACAACTTCCTGATTCTGTTCAGAGACACTGGCTGCCAGTTTCGCTCTCTGTACACGTATTATCCAGAGGCGGAGGAGATCAACAAGCTGGCTGGCATCGGGCCAAAGACCATCACACCCAAAATGATTGAAAACCTCTACAAGTACAGCTCGGATAAGAAACAGTTCAGCAAAATCCCCGCCAAGACCATGTCAGCGAGTGTGGACGCCATCACCATCTACAGCCACCTCTGGCAGAtcaagaaacaaaacacaccCAGAAAACTCTTCAAATAAGTTGAAAGCTCACTGGCAGACTGCTGAGTGTTCCTGCCTATCGGACATTACAATGCACATCCTGAatgtaaagaaaacacttttgCGGGCTTTGGATGTTCATTTGTGGCGAAACCTTCTGTTCTACAGTACACATCGTTTGCAGCACTGATGGATGCGCCTTTACGTGATTTTGATTTTGTGGCCTTATGCTTGTCTTGTTGTCTCTTTTATGCAATGCTTAACGCACACAGTTACTGAGTTTATTAGCAAGTCATTGCATCGTGTGAAGAGACACAgtcttcttcttctgtgtttgtgcaggtgtAAAAGAATATTAGGGACATAGTACACTTGAAGACTAACTTTAAGATG is part of the Carassius auratus strain Wakin chromosome 27, ASM336829v1, whole genome shotgun sequence genome and encodes:
- the LOC113045374 gene encoding calmodulin-regulated spectrin-associated protein 2-like isoform X1, coding for MGDAAEIKESKRTFIVPSIKSVDHYDFTRAKISCSLTWLIAKAFGSDCVPAELADPFYRDQYDQEHVKPPVVSLLLSAELYCRAGSLILRSDAAKPLLGHNAVIQALAQKGLYVTDQERLVTERDLCKTPIQMSSHLAMIDTLMMAYTAEMVSVERVMACIQKFTPFLPEEDFPYDAEEAVTTWINKVNEHLRELLAQEQRVRDIGEPCKVQKGRFRREDSKARPVLCLPLVDNLLKDNTDGCALAALLHFYCPDAVPLEDICVKETMSLADSLYNLQLIQEFCRENLNNCCHFTLEDMLYASSTIKSNYLVFMAELFWWCEVVKPSFVQPRTLNTKVSDPSQSNKMAPITKQNLIHRPGSPDQSRSQPNNDNSVIRRSSSLSYVDGCVGTWPKEKRSSAHGISFEIPLDDSMSSSSGRGLSRSASTEGLGFKVHRAARGMRRNLSFQPVNGNAHSKIREEDVEESNRQISRHRLGNYAGYSNGVSEDSSSPPYDPQPNTPSIEEALKIIHDSERPHSSLQPPSGDSTFFLHNPSSYNSASETNDPEDSLSKARAVDEVDLNSTSTDMDTGIHVRTEDIQDGQDEDSSLKDYSDMDQDYEARSCPLPETSSSPCPDLLGTRSMATSMASSLGSAVRMTSFAEQKFRKLNHGDGRSSGSGGNTPESGDLNVTTPGATGTVRSITPDTHSPSRITSPRDPSHLLASEMVQLKMKLEEKRKAIEAQKKKVEAAFTRHRQRMGRTAFLNVVRRKGVVSPLGAESDGPDGREKQSSDPQPPKTPLNSNNSDSRLERCRPDGAPPKSPLEEAAVEVDLGEYTRSIERLNTSLSFLQSEMQRLAQQQEHIMQMREHQSWVISPPDPSPRKQLRELRSSSVVGRGSVGSLSPILSSTGSPRTAHRSPSTIKRKSASFHARTPRTPRPNDLKVTPFSRMLNSPQSVDSLPRLRRFLPSQTLSSSFAYLGQDEGPSSEDQSAREKPCKKESKDALKAVANSPSPQVNEEQGEEKQDVREKIMNVPTSEVLSKPTMNHSAVTTSGHSNEEESHEKKDLIEVPLSVLKPLDGHDLESSRETETGPESRPDHKMCCGFFYRDDLKAEEDIAQKKAALMEKRLRREKEMQIKKQQQEAEMEQKKEAARLKEEEERQKKEEEKARRDFIKNEYMRKKQLKLMEDMDSVIKPRPPSIKQKKPRPKSMHRDTMESPKPPARTATGSRPRGYSVSSLSLASLNLADNESVKSEKRTSRGSRLSPGSLCFFLSSPKGRKGRPESTEGFLSPCPSVSGNGENWELESESSAEYTGPKLYKEPSAKSNKYIIQNALAHCCLAGRVNEGQKNKILDEMEKTEANNFLILFRDTGCQFRSLYTYYPEAEEINKLAGIGPKTITPKMIENLYKYSSDKKQFSKIPAKTMSASVDAITIYSHLWQIKKQNTPRKLFK
- the LOC113045374 gene encoding calmodulin-regulated spectrin-associated protein 2-like isoform X3; translated protein: MGDAAEIKESKRTFIVPSIKSVDHYDFTRAKISCSLTWLIAKAFGSDCVPAELADPFYRDQYDQEHVKPPVVSLLLSAELYCRAGSLILRSDAAKPLLGHNAVIQALAQKGLYVTDQERLVTERDLCKTPIQMSSHLAMIDTLMMAYTAEMVSVERVMACIQKFTPFLPEEDFPYDAEEAVTTWINKVNEHLRELLAQEQRVRDIGEPCKVQKGRFRREDSKARPVLCLPLVDNLLKDNTDGCALAALLHFYCPDAVPLEDICVKETMSLADSLYNLQLIQEFCRENLNNCCHFTLEDMLYASSTIKSNYLVFMAELFWWCEVVKPSFVQPRTLNTKVSDPSQSNKMAPITKQNLIHRPGSPDQSRSQPNNDNSAVIRRSSSLSYVDGCVGTWPKEKRSSAHGISFEIPLDDSMSSSSGRGLSRSASTEGLGFKVHRAARGMRRNLSFQPVNGNAHSKIREEDVEESNRQISRHRLGNYAGYSNGVSEDSSSPPYDPQPNTPSIEEALKIIHDSERPHSSLQPPSGDSTFFLHNPSSYNSASETNDPEDSLSKARAVDEVDLNSTSTDMDTGIHVRTEDIQDGQDEDSSLKDYSDMDQDYEARSCPLPETSSSPCPDLLGTRSMATSMASSLGSAVRMTSFAEQKFRKLNHGDGRSSGSGGNTPESGDLNVTTPGATGTVRSITPDTHSPSRITSPRDPSHLLASEMVQLKMKLEEKRKAIEAQKKKVEAAFTRHRQRMGRTAFLNVVRRKGVVSPLGAESDGPDGREKQSSDPQPPKTPLNSNNSDSRLERCRPDGAPPKSPLEEAAVEVDLGEYTRSIERLNTSLSFLQSEMQRLAQQQEHIMQMREHQSWVISPPDPSPRKQLRELRSSSVVGRGSVGSLSPILSSTGSPRTAHRSPSTIKRKSASFHARTPRTPRPNDLKVTPFSRMLNSPQSVDSLPRLRRFLPSQTLSSSFAYLGQDEGPSSEDQSAREKPCKKESKDALKAVANSPSPQVNEEQGEEKQDVREKIMNVPTSEVLSKPTMNHSAVTTSGHSNEEESHEKKDLIEVPLSVLKPLDGHDLESSRETETGPESRPDHKMCCGFFYRDDLKAEEDIAQKKAALMEKRLRREKEMQIKKQQQEAEMEQKKEAARLKEEEERQKKEEEKARRDFIKNEYMRKKQLKLMEDMDSVIKPRPPSIKQKKPRPKSMHRDTMESPKPPARTATGSRPRGYSVSSLSLASLNLADNESVKSEKRTSRGSRLSPGSLCFFLSSPKGRKGRPESTEGFLSPCPSVSGNGENWELESESSAEYTGPKLYKEPSAKSNKYIIQNALAHCCLAGRVNEGQKNKILDEMEKTEANNFLILFRDTGCQFRSLYTYYPEAEEINKLAGIGPKTITPKMIENLYKYSSDKKQFSKIPAKTMSASVDAITIYSHLWQIKKQNTPRKLFK
- the LOC113045374 gene encoding calmodulin-regulated spectrin-associated protein 2-like isoform X2 is translated as MGDAAEIKESKRTFIVPSIKSVDHYDFTRAKISCSLTWLIAKAFGSDCVPAELADPFYRDQYDQEHVKPPVVSLLLSAELYCRAGSLILRSDAAKPLLGHNAVIQALAQKGLYVTDQERLVTERDLCKTPIQMSSHLAMIDTLMMAYTAEMVSVERVMACIQKFTPFLPEEDFPYDAEEAVTTWINKVNEHLRELLAQEQRVRDIGEPCKVQKGRFRREDSKARPVLCLPLVDNLLKDNTDGCALAALLHFYCPDAVPLEDICVKETMSLADSLYNLQLIQEFCRENLNNCCHFTLEDMLYASSTIKSNYLVFMAELFWWCEVVKPSFVQPRTLNTKVSDPSQSNKMAPITKQNLIHRPGSPDQSRSQPNNDNSAVIRRSSSLSYVDGCVGTWPKEKRSSAHGISFEIPLDDSMSSSSGRGLSRSASTEGLGFKVHRAARGMRRNLSFQPVNGNAHSKIREEDVEESNRQISRHRLGNYAGYSNGVSEDSSSPPYDPQPNTPSIEEALKIIHDSERPHSSLQPPSGDSTFFLHNPSSYNSASETNDPEDSLSKARAVDEVDLNSTSTDMDTGIHVRTEDIQDGQDEDSSLKDYSDMDQDYEARSCPLPETSSSPCPDLLGTRSMATSMASSLGSAVRMTSFAEQKFRKLNHGDGRSSGSGGNTPESGDLNVTTPGATGTVRSITPDTHSPSRITSPRDPSHLLASEMVQLKMKLEEKRKAIEAQKKKVEAAFTRHRQRMGRTAFLNVVRRKGVVSPLGAESDGPDGREKQSSDPQPPKTPLNSNNSDSRLERCRPDGAPPKSPLEEAAVEVDLGEYTRSIERLNTSLSFLQSEMQRLAQQQEHIMQMREHQSWVISPPDPSPRKQLRELRSSSVVGRGSVGSLSPILSSTGSPRTAHRSPSTIKRKSASFHARTPRTPRPNDLKVTPFSRMLNSPQSVDSLPRLRRFLPSQTLSSSFAYLGQDEGPSSEDQSAREKPCKKESKDALKAVANSPSPQVNEEQGEEKQDVREKIMNVPTSEVLSKPTMNHSAVTTSGHSNEEESHEKKDLIEVPLSVLKPLDGHDLESSRETETGPESRPDHKMCCGFFYRDDLKAEEDIAQKKAALMEKRLRREKEMQIKKQQQEAEMEQKKEAARLKEEEERQKKEEEKARRDFIKNEYMRKKQLKLMEDMDSVIKPRPPSIKQKKPRPKSMHRDTMESPKPPARTATGSRPRGYSVSSLSLASLNLADNESVKSEKRTSRPESTEGFLSPCPSVSGNGENWELESESSAEYTGPKLYKEPSAKSNKYIIQNALAHCCLAGRVNEGQKNKILDEMEKTEANNFLILFRDTGCQFRSLYTYYPEAEEINKLAGIGPKTITPKMIENLYKYSSDKKQFSKIPAKTMSASVDAITIYSHLWQIKKQNTPRKLFK